A portion of the Sulfurospirillum diekertiae genome contains these proteins:
- the fbaA gene encoding class II fructose-bisphosphate aldolase, producing the protein MLNAKIFDFVKPGVVTGNDVQKVFAIAKANQFAIPAVNVVGTNSINAVLEAAKTANSPVIIQFSSGGAEFYAGKGVNGLKAGVLGAISGALHVHTLAEAYGVAVILHTDHAARKLLPWIDELLSASEMHFAKTHKPLFSSHMLDLSEEPLEQNVHTCVSYLKRMSKMGMTLEIELGCTGGEEDGVDNTSMDNSALYTQPQDVAYAYEELLKISPNFTIAASFGNVHGVYKPGNVNLTPKILDNSQKYIQDKFKTDAKPVNFVFHGGSGSELSDIREAVSYGVIKMNIDTDTQWAFWEGVKGYIEKYAPYLQGQIGNPEGDDKPNKKYYDPRKWLRPGEEAIKSRLLKAFEDLNCLNRL; encoded by the coding sequence ATGTTGAATGCGAAAATTTTTGATTTTGTAAAACCGGGTGTTGTTACGGGTAATGATGTGCAGAAAGTTTTTGCAATTGCAAAAGCCAATCAATTTGCAATCCCTGCTGTCAATGTTGTGGGAACAAATTCTATTAATGCTGTTTTAGAGGCAGCCAAAACAGCTAATTCACCAGTTATTATTCAGTTTTCCAGTGGTGGGGCTGAATTTTATGCAGGTAAAGGTGTGAATGGCCTAAAAGCAGGAGTCCTTGGAGCCATTAGTGGTGCTTTACATGTCCATACGCTTGCTGAAGCCTATGGTGTAGCCGTGATTTTACATACGGATCATGCCGCACGTAAACTTCTTCCATGGATTGATGAGCTTTTAAGCGCTAGTGAGATGCATTTTGCTAAAACACATAAACCACTTTTTAGCTCTCATATGTTGGACCTCTCAGAAGAGCCACTAGAGCAAAATGTACATACGTGTGTTTCATACCTCAAACGAATGAGTAAAATGGGCATGACGTTGGAGATTGAGCTTGGATGTACGGGTGGCGAAGAAGATGGTGTAGATAATACCAGTATGGATAATTCAGCCCTTTATACACAGCCGCAAGATGTCGCTTATGCCTATGAAGAGCTTTTAAAAATTAGTCCAAATTTTACCATTGCTGCCTCTTTTGGTAATGTGCATGGCGTTTATAAACCAGGCAATGTGAATTTAACACCCAAGATTTTAGATAATTCCCAAAAATATATTCAAGATAAATTTAAAACCGATGCAAAACCTGTCAATTTTGTCTTTCATGGTGGTAGTGGAAGTGAACTCTCTGACATTCGTGAAGCCGTTAGTTATGGTGTCATTAAAATGAACATCGATACTGACACGCAATGGGCATTTTGGGAAGGGGTTAAAGGGTATATTGAAAAATATGCACCTTATCTTCAAGGTCAAATTGGTAATCCAGAGGGTGACGATAAACCGAATAAAAAATATTATGATCCACGCAAATGGCTTCGTCCAGGTGAAGAGGCTATTAAAAGTCGCTTACTTAAAGCCTTTGAAGATCTTAATTGCCTCAATCGCTTATAA
- a CDS encoding peptidylprolyl isomerase, with the protein MKKVILSSIAAAVLGVSLNATTYATVNGEDVNEQDIAVLMRAMQGAKFEELPADAKQKIVEQAVERKLLTTEAMKSGVEKEKDYTEALKKIKADLALEVWMKKIFDAVKVDPKDVKDYYDKNADKFMQPATVKARHVLVKTEQEAKDVIKELDGLTGQKLNDKFVELATTKSTGPSGQGGGELGWFAANQMVKPFSDAAFALKKGEITKTPVQTQFGYHVILVEDTKPAEKATFETVKPQIENGLKMEKFRIQVQDKAQTLRKNAKVTIK; encoded by the coding sequence GTGAAAAAAGTTATTCTAAGTAGTATTGCAGCTGCAGTACTAGGTGTAAGTTTAAATGCGACAACATATGCAACCGTTAATGGTGAAGATGTCAATGAGCAAGACATTGCTGTTCTTATGCGTGCTATGCAAGGCGCAAAGTTTGAAGAACTTCCTGCTGATGCAAAACAAAAAATTGTTGAGCAAGCAGTAGAGCGTAAACTTTTGACTACAGAAGCAATGAAGAGTGGTGTAGAAAAAGAGAAAGATTATACGGAAGCTTTGAAAAAAATCAAAGCAGATCTTGCTCTTGAAGTCTGGATGAAAAAAATCTTTGATGCTGTTAAAGTAGATCCAAAAGATGTTAAAGATTATTATGACAAAAATGCTGACAAATTTATGCAACCAGCAACCGTTAAAGCAAGACATGTGCTTGTAAAAACAGAGCAAGAAGCTAAAGATGTTATCAAAGAACTTGATGGATTGACAGGTCAAAAACTCAATGATAAATTTGTTGAACTTGCAACGACTAAATCAACAGGTCCTAGTGGTCAAGGTGGCGGTGAGCTTGGTTGGTTCGCAGCAAATCAAATGGTAAAACCTTTCTCAGATGCAGCGTTTGCACTTAAAAAAGGTGAAATTACTAAAACTCCTGTTCAAACACAATTTGGTTACCATGTTATCTTAGTTGAAGATACAAAACCAGCTGAGAAAGCAACATTTGAAACAGTAAAACCACAAATTGAAAATGGCTTGAAAATGGAAAAATTCCGTATTCAAGTACAAGATAAAGCACAAACACTTAGAAAAAACGCAAAAGTAACCATTAAATAA
- a CDS encoding thioesterase: MVKSKAGLVQEMLDNTTNFDDESDNQDESSLDSTNFLNDDLKTHIKIKSTLVGNLTELSKNNSKVLLQTTHEMSVDEFGLIHSGFLFGSAEYAAVAAVNEPNVVVIGCRSKFFAPAKVGDIVNFEAKGRFEDARKREIKVIGTINEIKVFEGIFQAVLLEHHILETKIEELQASFSPKEFS, translated from the coding sequence ATGGTAAAGAGTAAAGCGGGTTTAGTTCAAGAGATGCTTGATAACACCACTAATTTTGATGATGAGTCAGATAATCAGGATGAAAGTTCGCTCGATTCTACCAATTTTTTAAATGACGATCTCAAAACTCACATTAAAATTAAAAGTACCCTTGTGGGAAACCTCACAGAACTTAGTAAAAATAACTCCAAAGTCCTTTTACAAACAACCCATGAAATGAGTGTCGATGAATTTGGTTTGATTCATAGTGGTTTTCTTTTTGGTTCAGCAGAATATGCGGCGGTTGCGGCGGTTAATGAACCCAATGTTGTCGTCATTGGATGCCGTTCTAAGTTTTTTGCACCTGCAAAAGTGGGCGATATTGTCAACTTTGAAGCTAAAGGCCGTTTTGAAGATGCTCGTAAAAGAGAGATCAAAGTTATTGGCACAATTAATGAAATAAAGGTCTTTGAAGGTATTTTTCAAGCTGTCTTATTAGAACATCATATTCTAGAAACAAAAATTGAAGAGCTTCAAGCGAGCTTCAGTCCAAAAGAGTTTTCATAG
- a CDS encoding Xaa-His dipeptidase, producing MESILEHFKAITAIPRCSYHTTKMKEYISAFAHSLGFGVHEDHVGNILCHKGAPKVCLQAHYDMVCIGDTHPIEIVMEGTLVKAKHSTLGADNGMGMAIMFWAMEHNENLECLFTVDEEVGLIGAMQFRLPLQSSYLLNLDAEEEGEIYIGCAGGMDVIASLKLHYMPLEEEIKLYEISAFSFTGGHSGVDIDKKIPSAIKALGYELLKHDVLLVSLRGGERRNAIPKSATAIVASKTPLHVDDTRLHVKSLEKGSHTKYIAQSSSIIKALGAFAQGVREWDRELDIPSMSINLGIVSDFEGVLRFDCAARAMDDENLAILAHETVAFFKALGFDAVQEGWHGAWKPEMTLFAQSVQSVMKEFYPHATFKAIHAGLECGELIMRQAKKIEAVSIGPTIRYPHSQREECDMNSVSNTAFIVQNIINTYKE from the coding sequence ATGGAGTCAATATTAGAGCATTTTAAAGCAATTACTGCCATTCCGCGTTGCAGCTATCATACGACAAAGATGAAAGAGTATATCAGTGCGTTTGCCCACTCTCTTGGTTTTGGTGTGCACGAAGATCATGTAGGAAATATCTTATGCCACAAAGGAGCTCCTAAAGTCTGCTTACAAGCGCACTACGATATGGTCTGTATTGGCGATACCCATCCCATTGAAATTGTTATGGAAGGTACTCTTGTTAAAGCTAAACACTCCACATTAGGCGCTGATAATGGGATGGGCATGGCCATTATGTTTTGGGCCATGGAACATAATGAAAATTTAGAGTGCCTTTTTACGGTTGATGAAGAAGTAGGGCTTATTGGTGCTATGCAGTTTCGTCTTCCCCTACAATCTTCTTACCTTCTCAATCTTGATGCAGAAGAAGAGGGTGAAATTTACATTGGCTGTGCAGGTGGTATGGATGTTATTGCTTCTTTGAAACTGCACTATATGCCATTGGAAGAAGAGATTAAACTCTATGAAATCAGTGCGTTTAGCTTTACAGGTGGACATTCAGGCGTTGATATTGATAAGAAAATCCCTTCAGCAATTAAAGCTTTAGGGTATGAGCTTTTAAAACACGATGTTCTCTTAGTCTCATTGCGTGGAGGGGAAAGGCGCAATGCAATTCCTAAAAGTGCAACAGCCATTGTCGCATCTAAAACGCCTTTACATGTAGACGATACACGTTTACATGTAAAGAGTTTGGAGAAAGGATCTCACACAAAATATATTGCTCAATCAAGCTCTATTATAAAGGCTTTGGGTGCTTTTGCCCAAGGTGTTCGTGAATGGGATCGAGAACTTGATATTCCCTCTATGAGTATCAATCTTGGTATTGTTTCCGATTTTGAAGGTGTACTTCGATTTGACTGTGCGGCACGTGCAATGGATGATGAAAATTTGGCTATACTAGCACATGAAACTGTTGCCTTCTTTAAAGCGCTTGGTTTTGATGCCGTACAAGAAGGATGGCATGGAGCGTGGAAGCCTGAAATGACACTTTTCGCGCAAAGCGTACAAAGTGTAATGAAAGAGTTTTATCCTCATGCCACCTTTAAAGCGATTCATGCAGGACTTGAGTGTGGTGAGTTGATCATGCGTCAAGCTAAAAAAATAGAAGCAGTTTCTATTGGACCGACGATTCGCTATCCTCATTCTCAAAGAGAAGAGTGCGACATGAACTCTGTTTCAAATACAGCGTTCATTGTTCAAAATATCATCAATACCTATAAGGAGTAA
- a CDS encoding MBL fold metallo-hydrolase encodes MQIKSRACGAYGTNCYIVTIDDKELIIDPGMEAASWVLRNVHHPIAILNTHGHFDHVWSNAELSAQLNIPIYAPIDDCFMLEDDPFGQGTPPSYANVKVVGDQSFDIEGICVKFFHFPGHTPGCSAILIDNTLFSGDFIFKNSIGRYDFPYSSGDQMRKSLEKFLKIDADWKIFPGHGESTTLKVEQQNVPYWFNFL; translated from the coding sequence ATGCAAATCAAAAGTAGAGCATGTGGGGCATATGGAACCAATTGTTATATCGTCACCATTGATGATAAAGAGCTTATTATTGACCCAGGTATGGAAGCAGCAAGTTGGGTTTTACGCAATGTGCATCATCCTATTGCTATTTTAAATACACATGGTCATTTTGATCATGTATGGAGTAATGCCGAACTTTCAGCTCAATTAAACATCCCAATTTATGCGCCAATAGATGATTGTTTTATGCTTGAAGATGATCCTTTTGGACAAGGAACGCCTCCTAGTTATGCAAATGTAAAAGTTGTGGGTGATCAGAGTTTTGATATTGAAGGTATATGTGTCAAATTTTTTCATTTTCCTGGGCATACACCCGGTTGCAGTGCGATTTTAATTGATAATACCCTTTTTAGTGGAGATTTTATTTTCAAAAATTCGATTGGTCGGTATGATTTTCCGTATAGCAGTGGAGATCAAATGCGCAAAAGTCTGGAAAAATTTCTAAAAATTGATGCTGATTGGAAAATTTTTCCGGGGCATGGAGAAAGTACGACACTTAAAGTTGAGCAACAAAATGTGCCGTATTGGTTTAATTTCCTATGA
- a CDS encoding thioredoxin family protein, producing the protein MSLIHSSLVELGHKLEHFELEDPNGKIFKSKELFGKGGFMIAVMCNHCPYSNAIWKRLNAVAEFAKKLDITTVAINPNIHPNYPEDSPAHMLDKIKEMGLEFPYLIDENQNVAKHLGAVCTPDIFLFDGEEKLYYHGRLDDNWQDARSVKEEDLREAIMLLFSKQDAPKIQHPSQGCSIKWIDTVTG; encoded by the coding sequence ATGTCATTAATACATTCCTCTTTAGTGGAACTAGGTCATAAATTAGAACATTTTGAACTTGAAGATCCAAATGGAAAAATTTTTAAAAGCAAAGAACTGTTTGGCAAAGGTGGATTTATGATTGCCGTAATGTGTAACCATTGCCCTTACTCTAATGCTATTTGGAAGAGGTTGAATGCCGTTGCAGAGTTTGCCAAAAAACTGGACATCACCACCGTTGCTATCAACCCAAACATTCATCCTAACTATCCAGAAGATTCGCCTGCTCATATGCTCGATAAAATCAAAGAGATGGGTCTAGAGTTTCCTTATCTTATTGATGAAAATCAAAATGTGGCAAAACATCTTGGTGCTGTCTGTACTCCTGATATTTTTCTCTTTGATGGTGAAGAAAAACTCTATTATCATGGAAGATTGGATGATAATTGGCAAGACGCGCGTAGTGTGAAAGAGGAAGATCTCAGAGAGGCAATCATGTTGCTCTTTAGTAAACAAGATGCCCCTAAAATTCAGCATCCTTCGCAAGGGTGTTCCATTAAATGGATTGATACCGTTACGGGTTAA
- a CDS encoding tetraacyldisaccharide 4'-kinase has translation MFNRSRLVLWVEAYLFYPTSLFQRFLSYLLLPLSVLYCAIVLSKRFFGRRRKLYFTIPIISIGNLTVGGNGKTPFCIALAQNRDHVAIVLRGYGRKSHGLILVSDNGQIMCDAPASGDEAMLYAKSLPKSTVIVSEDRVEAIRFAKKKGAKIVFLDDGFSKSFIHKIDILVKPNPEPENSFCIPSGPYREPRFLYKYADIVILEAIDFKRHVEVINPSERMLLVTAISKPSRLDAYLPENVIGKISFEDHYMYNEKELENLLLEHHATTILTTQKDAVKMATFDIPLSILKLEVEIFPETLTKINTLLAPKR, from the coding sequence GTGTTTAACCGTTCACGTTTAGTTCTATGGGTAGAAGCCTATCTCTTCTACCCAACTTCCCTATTCCAACGATTTTTATCTTACCTATTACTACCATTGAGTGTCCTCTACTGTGCAATTGTTTTATCAAAGCGCTTCTTTGGCAGAAGAAGAAAGCTTTACTTTACGATTCCCATCATCAGCATTGGTAATCTTACCGTTGGGGGCAATGGCAAAACACCTTTTTGTATAGCCTTAGCTCAAAATCGCGACCATGTTGCTATTGTACTTCGTGGGTATGGGCGTAAATCACATGGACTCATTCTTGTCTCTGATAATGGTCAAATTATGTGTGATGCACCTGCAAGTGGTGATGAAGCAATGCTCTATGCCAAGTCTTTACCCAAATCAACCGTAATTGTGAGTGAAGATCGTGTTGAAGCAATCCGTTTTGCAAAGAAAAAAGGTGCAAAAATTGTCTTTTTAGATGACGGCTTTTCCAAAAGTTTTATTCATAAAATCGACATTTTAGTCAAACCAAATCCCGAACCAGAAAATAGTTTTTGTATCCCCAGTGGACCGTATCGTGAGCCAAGATTTCTTTACAAATACGCTGATATCGTTATCTTAGAAGCTATAGATTTTAAACGTCATGTTGAAGTTATTAATCCTAGTGAACGAATGCTTCTCGTAACAGCTATCTCCAAACCTAGTCGCTTGGATGCTTATTTGCCCGAAAATGTTATTGGAAAAATTAGCTTTGAAGATCATTACATGTACAATGAAAAAGAGCTTGAAAATCTTCTTTTGGAACATCATGCAACCACTATTTTAACCACACAAAAAGATGCCGTTAAAATGGCTACCTTTGATATCCCACTCTCTATTCTTAAACTTGAAGTCGAAATCTTCCCTGAAACACTCACAAAAATAAACACACTTTTAGCTCCTAAACGCTAA
- the nth gene encoding endonuclease III, whose translation MKKATQKEVVIIKALFLEHYPKAVTELKYSSLYELLVCVMLSAQCTDKRVNLITPALFERYPHAKELAEANLDEVKSFIASCSFFNNKAVNLLKMAQKVVELYDGEIPLDEQKLMGLAGVGQKTAHVVMIEYASANLMAVDTHVFRVAHRLGLSSAKTAIKTEEELTKIFKNDLATLHQAMVLFGRYTCKAVNPLCETCFLTEHCKTKQTFKV comes from the coding sequence ATGAAAAAGGCCACACAAAAAGAGGTTGTAATTATTAAAGCTCTTTTTTTGGAACATTACCCCAAAGCGGTTACTGAACTCAAATATAGCTCTTTGTATGAGCTTCTTGTCTGTGTCATGCTCTCTGCCCAATGCACCGATAAACGTGTCAACCTTATTACCCCTGCTCTCTTTGAACGCTATCCTCATGCAAAAGAACTTGCAGAAGCGAATCTCGATGAAGTCAAATCATTCATCGCTTCTTGCTCTTTTTTTAACAATAAAGCTGTTAATCTTCTTAAAATGGCACAAAAAGTAGTTGAACTGTACGATGGAGAGATTCCTTTGGATGAGCAAAAACTCATGGGGCTCGCAGGTGTGGGACAAAAAACCGCTCATGTGGTCATGATCGAATACGCTTCCGCCAACTTAATGGCAGTTGATACCCACGTTTTTCGTGTCGCACACCGTCTAGGGCTTTCAAGTGCTAAAACAGCCATTAAAACGGAAGAAGAGTTAACTAAAATTTTTAAAAATGATCTTGCCACACTTCACCAAGCGATGGTACTTTTTGGCAGGTACACCTGTAAAGCGGTCAATCCCTTGTGTGAAACGTGCTTTTTAACAGAGCATTGTAAAACAAAACAGACATTTAAAGTTTAA
- a CDS encoding NAD+ synthase, giving the protein MNKYQSIENYLVKFLQDEVRKAGFSKVVLGISGGVDSAVVAILAHKAFKDNLLGIMLPASTSSSASFEHASELTQKFGIKTEKIPVGPLVDTYFHDKKDASKLRIGNFSARMRMAVLYDISARENALVLGTGNKSEILLGYGTIFGDLACAINPIGELYKTEIFEFAAHLGVPNSILTKAPSADLWEDQSDEGEFGFSYAQIDKVLYAHIEEKKSKEALLASGFEKELVEMALERIASNLFKGKLPTIADLSAVK; this is encoded by the coding sequence ATGAATAAATACCAATCTATCGAAAATTATTTAGTTAAGTTTCTTCAAGATGAGGTGCGAAAAGCTGGTTTTTCCAAAGTCGTTTTAGGAATTAGTGGTGGCGTAGATTCGGCTGTTGTTGCCATTCTTGCCCACAAAGCTTTTAAAGATAATCTTTTAGGCATCATGCTTCCAGCCTCTACTTCAAGCAGTGCAAGCTTTGAGCATGCAAGTGAACTTACTCAGAAATTTGGTATTAAAACTGAAAAAATTCCTGTTGGTCCTCTTGTTGATACCTACTTCCACGATAAAAAAGATGCTTCGAAACTTCGCATTGGTAACTTTAGCGCACGTATGCGTATGGCCGTTTTATACGATATTTCAGCACGAGAAAATGCTCTTGTGTTGGGAACAGGAAATAAAAGTGAAATTCTGCTTGGATACGGCACTATTTTTGGTGACCTTGCCTGCGCAATCAACCCCATTGGTGAACTTTATAAAACAGAAATATTTGAATTTGCAGCACACCTTGGTGTACCAAACTCTATTCTTACCAAGGCACCATCGGCTGATCTTTGGGAAGATCAAAGTGATGAGGGAGAGTTTGGATTTAGTTACGCACAAATTGACAAAGTGCTTTACGCTCATATAGAAGAGAAAAAGAGTAAAGAAGCTCTCCTTGCTTCTGGTTTTGAGAAAGAACTCGTTGAAATGGCATTAGAGCGTATTGCAAGCAATCTTTTTAAAGGAAAACTTCCAACCATTGCTGATTTATCAGCGGTAAAATAA
- the cmoB gene encoding tRNA 5-methoxyuridine(34)/uridine 5-oxyacetic acid(34) synthase CmoB, with protein MSLETIRQERLAWLEWKDIKPMREALTSLPMLENISFSLSDTITIKALHVKLSDQEKIKQCALALKPWRKGPFEILDTLIDTEWQSFIKYNLLEPYFNLEGKVVGDIGCNNGYYLFRMLAHKPKKLVGFDPSALYKTQFDFINHFIHSDIVYEMLGVEHLPEYEHKFDMLFCLGVLYHRSDPIQTLKALYQGLNPNGELILDTFMIDGDTPVALCPSKTYSKIPNVYFVPTIPALTNWLERAKFRDIEVLEIKKTDDNEQRKTEWIYGESLEHFLDPNNPELTIEGFPAPKRVYIKAKR; from the coding sequence ATGAGTTTAGAAACAATCCGCCAAGAGCGTCTTGCTTGGCTAGAATGGAAAGACATTAAGCCGATGCGAGAGGCACTTACCTCTCTTCCTATGCTTGAAAATATCTCGTTTTCACTGAGTGATACTATCACGATAAAAGCTTTACATGTAAAGCTTTCTGATCAAGAAAAAATTAAACAGTGTGCCCTCGCTCTCAAACCATGGCGCAAAGGTCCTTTTGAAATTCTTGATACTTTGATCGATACCGAATGGCAAAGCTTCATCAAATACAATCTTTTAGAGCCCTATTTCAATTTAGAAGGCAAAGTTGTTGGAGATATTGGCTGTAATAACGGCTACTACCTTTTTCGCATGCTCGCACACAAACCAAAAAAACTGGTTGGGTTTGATCCCTCAGCACTCTATAAAACACAGTTTGATTTTATCAACCACTTCATTCACAGTGATATTGTTTATGAAATGCTCGGTGTTGAACATCTGCCAGAGTATGAGCACAAATTTGACATGCTTTTTTGCTTAGGCGTTCTGTACCATCGAAGTGATCCGATACAAACACTCAAAGCACTCTATCAAGGCTTAAACCCTAATGGTGAACTCATTTTAGATACCTTTATGATTGATGGAGACACACCTGTGGCACTGTGCCCTTCAAAAACCTACTCAAAGATTCCCAATGTCTATTTTGTACCGACTATTCCAGCGCTGACAAACTGGCTAGAACGTGCAAAATTTAGAGACATTGAAGTATTAGAGATCAAAAAAACTGATGACAATGAACAACGCAAAACTGAGTGGATTTACGGTGAAAGTTTAGAGCATTTTTTAGATCCAAACAACCCAGAACTCACTATCGAAGGATTTCCAGCACCTAAACGGGTTTACATTAAAGCAAAACGTTAA
- a CDS encoding DegT/DnrJ/EryC1/StrS family aminotransferase: MKEIPFYKPFIDQREKTLINEVLDLEKANKVETLEKEFIKYTNCGDAISTVNGTAAMHLAMCALDLKRGDKIICSVNAFPSVAEVVRHFDAEPIFVDIDKDDFNIDIEQLESVLKNNKAKKLKGAFISHIAGQPAELSKIYELAKQYDIKIVEDATAALGATYNGQKIGSLEADITVFRFNPQSNNSVSSAGIMTTKDPELSERARLLRNHALVGDGWDKFGNLGYVYDVVDIGLKYNLNELNAAFAIGQLEKNESFIERRLEIADIYNRELASCPHVSTPIKKRDHTYAQYIIKIDKNRDNFAKELKERGIYTGLHYIPLHLLSYYKHKYNLRVNDFPKALSNYQQILSLPIYSSLSDKDVLHICDQIKEIAKNRV, encoded by the coding sequence ATGAAAGAAATACCATTTTATAAACCATTTATCGATCAAAGAGAAAAAACACTTATCAATGAAGTTTTGGATTTGGAAAAAGCTAACAAAGTTGAAACACTCGAGAAAGAGTTTATAAAATATACTAACTGTGGCGATGCAATTTCAACTGTGAATGGAACAGCTGCTATGCATCTTGCTATGTGTGCATTAGATCTTAAACGCGGTGATAAAATTATCTGTTCGGTCAATGCTTTTCCTTCTGTAGCTGAAGTTGTACGTCACTTTGACGCTGAACCTATTTTTGTGGATATTGATAAAGATGATTTCAACATCGATATTGAACAATTAGAGAGTGTCCTTAAAAACAATAAAGCTAAGAAACTTAAAGGTGCATTCATCAGCCATATTGCTGGGCAACCTGCTGAACTTTCAAAAATCTATGAGCTTGCGAAGCAATATGACATTAAAATTGTCGAAGATGCAACAGCAGCACTGGGTGCTACGTATAACGGTCAAAAAATAGGCTCTCTTGAAGCCGATATTACCGTTTTTCGTTTCAATCCACAATCCAATAATTCTGTATCAAGTGCTGGCATTATGACAACCAAAGATCCTGAGCTTTCAGAACGTGCACGCCTTCTTCGCAATCATGCATTAGTAGGAGATGGTTGGGATAAATTTGGTAACCTTGGTTATGTCTATGACGTAGTTGATATTGGATTAAAATACAATCTTAATGAACTTAATGCAGCTTTTGCAATTGGTCAATTGGAAAAAAATGAAAGCTTTATTGAGCGAAGACTCGAAATTGCTGATATTTATAACCGTGAGCTTGCTTCCTGCCCACATGTTTCCACACCGATTAAAAAACGTGATCATACTTATGCACAATACATTATCAAAATTGATAAAAATAGGGATAATTTTGCAAAAGAGCTCAAAGAGCGAGGAATTTATACAGGACTTCATTACATTCCATTACATCTTTTAAGCTATTACAAACATAAATACAACTTACGTGTTAATGATTTTCCAAAAGCACTCAGTAATTATCAACAAATTTTATCGCTCCCAATCTACTCAAGCCTTAGTGATAAAGATGTGCTTCACATTTGTGATCAAATTAAAGAGATTGCTAAGAACCGTGTTTAA
- a CDS encoding 1-aminocyclopropane-1-carboxylate deaminase — MFFPPSPFEKRTFNKQIFYIKRDDLLDKDFSGNKARKFYYFLTHDFPHIKRVVSSGSNQSNAMYSLSVLARLKGWEFIYVCDHLSHFLKENPMGNYKAALANGMNIIESHLREEEAEKWLDAKSLHVKEGGRQREAEEGMKILANELLSDIQTHSIQNPYLFFPSGTGTTALFLQKHLPFPVFTCNTVGNSVYLEEQWKMVEPDLTRLPTILETKRKYHYGKLYPELFELWKSLKNEMGVEFDLVYDPVGWKTLLEHISSLDGTPIYLHQGGILGNSSMIARYARKANML; from the coding sequence ATGTTTTTTCCTCCTTCTCCTTTTGAAAAACGGACTTTTAACAAGCAGATCTTTTATATTAAACGTGATGATCTGTTAGATAAAGATTTTTCAGGTAATAAAGCACGTAAATTTTACTACTTCTTAACGCATGATTTTCCTCATATAAAGCGCGTGGTAAGTTCTGGATCAAACCAGTCCAATGCGATGTATTCTCTCTCTGTTTTAGCACGTCTTAAAGGGTGGGAGTTCATCTATGTATGCGATCATTTGTCACACTTTCTCAAAGAAAATCCGATGGGTAATTACAAAGCAGCACTAGCAAATGGAATGAACATCATCGAATCACATCTGCGCGAAGAAGAAGCTGAAAAGTGGCTTGATGCAAAAAGTTTACATGTAAAGGAAGGTGGCAGACAACGCGAAGCAGAAGAGGGTATGAAAATTTTAGCCAATGAGCTTTTATCTGATATACAAACACATTCCATTCAAAACCCTTATCTTTTTTTTCCCTCAGGAACGGGTACAACAGCACTGTTTTTACAAAAGCATCTTCCTTTTCCTGTCTTTACATGTAACACGGTAGGTAATAGTGTTTATTTGGAAGAGCAGTGGAAGATGGTTGAACCTGATTTGACACGATTACCCACCATACTAGAAACCAAGAGAAAATATCACTATGGCAAATTGTACCCAGAGCTTTTTGAGTTATGGAAATCTCTAAAGAATGAGATGGGTGTAGAGTTTGATTTAGTGTATGATCCTGTGGGGTGGAAAACGTTATTAGAGCATATCTCATCGCTTGATGGGACGCCTATTTACTTGCATCAAGGTGGAATTTTGGGCAATAGTTCCATGATTGCTCGGTATGCGCGTAAGGCAAATATGCTATAA